Proteins co-encoded in one Marinomonas sp. IMCC 4694 genomic window:
- a CDS encoding transposase — protein sequence MNATTPQQIMQRWQIVQGQLIPALHQEIGLLTPKLEKLIHILEWSRIEEFVTRFSYRTGRPPHELAWLANAFVAKVVLGLTTTVHLIERLNMDKALQRICGFPLHKKLPSASTFSRAFETFAKDKLAERAHEVLIKMHFGDRLIGHISRDGTAIKVRERPQKIDKVDTDKPKLKGRPRKDKDENRPIKFNVARQRTQCLEEMLKEIPVDCRRGTKCNAQGYKNSWNGYKLHLDIADCGVPISALLSSASMHDSRAAIPLSHISAARVTNLYDLMDAAYCSIDLHEHSRELGHVPLIDHNPRGGEKEGFEPADTVRYRERSGAERANGRLKDEFGGRHIWVRGEVKVMSHLMFGILVLSVDQLLRLRQ from the coding sequence ATGAATGCTACGACGCCCCAACAAATAATGCAACGCTGGCAAATCGTTCAAGGCCAATTGATTCCTGCTTTACACCAAGAAATAGGCTTGTTGACCCCAAAACTTGAAAAACTGATTCATATCTTGGAATGGTCTCGCATCGAAGAGTTTGTGACACGCTTTTCGTATCGGACGGGGCGTCCTCCCCATGAACTCGCTTGGTTAGCCAACGCGTTTGTTGCCAAGGTAGTGCTTGGGCTTACCACCACGGTGCATCTAATAGAACGCCTAAACATGGACAAAGCATTACAGCGAATCTGTGGATTTCCGCTTCATAAGAAACTGCCCTCAGCCTCGACTTTTTCTCGTGCGTTCGAGACGTTTGCCAAAGATAAGTTGGCCGAACGTGCCCACGAGGTGCTGATCAAAATGCACTTTGGAGATCGTCTCATTGGGCATATCAGCCGAGACGGGACGGCGATTAAGGTGAGAGAACGTCCACAAAAGATCGACAAAGTGGACACGGATAAACCTAAGCTTAAAGGGCGGCCCCGCAAGGACAAAGATGAAAACCGCCCGATCAAATTCAATGTGGCACGGCAACGTACCCAATGCCTAGAAGAGATGCTTAAAGAGATCCCGGTTGATTGCCGTCGTGGCACAAAATGCAATGCTCAAGGCTATAAAAACAGCTGGAATGGCTACAAACTGCATCTAGACATTGCAGACTGTGGCGTCCCCATCTCCGCTTTGCTGTCCTCAGCCTCCATGCATGACAGCCGTGCCGCCATCCCTCTGTCTCACATCAGTGCGGCGAGGGTGACCAACCTTTATGATCTGATGGACGCCGCCTACTGCAGTATTGACCTGCATGAGCACAGTAGAGAGTTAGGGCATGTGCCCCTGATAGATCACAACCCCAGAGGGGGCGAGAAAGAAGGATTTGAACCCGCCGATACGGTGCGTTATCGGGAACGTTCGGGCGCAGAACGAGCCAATGGCCGACTCAAGGATGAGTTCGGAGGTCGACACATCTGGGTACGTGGTGAGGTAAAAGTCATGAGTCACCTGATGTTTGGCATTTTAGTACTGAGTGTCGATCAACTGCTTCGACTGCGGCAATAA
- a CDS encoding IS5 family transposase: MAWKELKQQSFADALQASNRFIEEFDEIHDLLNWSCIERLFCDIHNRTKGERAWPPLMMFKALLLQSWHNLSDPALEKALARDLLFRRFVGVGLDQGVPDHSTIWRFRNLLEKNGLLDAAMTEINAQLAEQSLIIKQGEISIIDASVIEAKNARPRKNAEGKNTQDPEAGYSVKQSSDGKRKTTYGFKAHTNVDEDGFVKEVMLTAGNVHDSIPFESILTGHEREVYADSAYKSAQHSRLLKQKKVKECIIHRAYRNRPLNEDQEKQNRYFSSIRSRVEHVFGIMKLHYGLGKARYLGRARNQARVSLICMAYNLKRAFRIQREC, from the coding sequence ATGGCGTGGAAAGAGTTAAAACAACAGAGCTTTGCCGATGCGCTGCAAGCATCGAATCGGTTTATTGAAGAATTTGACGAGATTCATGACTTGTTGAATTGGTCCTGCATTGAGCGATTATTCTGTGACATTCACAACCGTACAAAAGGTGAACGCGCTTGGCCTCCGTTGATGATGTTTAAAGCTTTGTTATTGCAATCATGGCACAACCTAAGTGACCCAGCGCTGGAAAAAGCACTGGCTCGCGACTTATTATTTCGCCGGTTTGTCGGTGTCGGCCTAGATCAAGGCGTTCCCGACCACAGTACAATTTGGCGTTTCCGTAATCTGCTAGAGAAAAACGGATTACTAGACGCAGCGATGACCGAGATCAATGCCCAGTTAGCCGAACAAAGTCTGATCATCAAACAAGGTGAGATAAGCATCATAGATGCCAGCGTGATAGAAGCGAAGAATGCTCGTCCTCGTAAGAATGCTGAGGGTAAAAACACGCAAGACCCAGAAGCAGGCTATAGCGTTAAGCAAAGCAGCGATGGAAAACGTAAAACCACCTATGGTTTTAAGGCCCATACAAATGTGGATGAGGATGGTTTTGTCAAAGAAGTCATGCTCACGGCAGGCAATGTTCACGATTCGATTCCATTTGAATCGATACTCACTGGTCATGAGCGGGAAGTGTATGCAGACAGTGCGTACAAAAGTGCCCAGCACAGCAGGTTATTGAAGCAAAAAAAGGTCAAAGAATGCATTATCCATCGAGCTTATCGTAATAGACCTCTTAACGAGGATCAAGAAAAGCAAAACCGTTATTTTTCCAGTATTCGTTCCCGTGTAGAGCATGTCTTTGGGATAATGAAATTGCACTATGGGTTAGGTAAAGCGCGTTATCTAGGACGGGCTCGCAATCAGGCTAGGGTGAGTTTAATTTGTATGGCTTACAACCTAAAACGGGCGTTTCGTATCCAACGAGAATGCTGA
- the tnpB gene encoding IS66 family insertion sequence element accessory protein TnpB (TnpB, as the term is used for proteins encoded by IS66 family insertion elements, is considered an accessory protein, since TnpC, encoded by a neighboring gene, is a DDE family transposase.) — protein MCGPTDMHKVIDVLCNIVAYYLEKELCSDHIFVFCGRERDKVKILYWASNGFWLHYKRLEKGHFQLSGIDDEQLSIQVSPVS, from the coding sequence ATTTGTGGGCCAACCGATATGCATAAAGTCATTGATGTGCTGTGCAATATTGTAGCGTACTATCTGGAAAAAGAGCTTTGTAGTGACCATATTTTCGTCTTTTGTGGACGAGAGCGCGATAAAGTCAAAATTTTATATTGGGCGTCGAATGGTTTTTGGTTGCATTATAAGCGCCTTGAAAAAGGGCATTTTCAGTTGTCAGGTATTGATGATGAACAACTGTCTATTCAAGTCTCACCCGTCAGTTAA
- the ltrA gene encoding group II intron reverse transcriptase/maturase — protein sequence MQGKAFEIPKSLVWQSYKSVKRNKGAPGYDGQTMTQFDHNRDRNLYKIWNRLCSGSYLPPPVREKRIPKADGSDRILGIPTVSDRIAQGAVKIYLEARLDTLFHNSSFGYRPNRSAHMALAQCERHCRLKSWVLEVDIKAFFDHVSHDLVVKALEHHDMPRWVILYCRRWMEAPMADPNKAGTLTLRSRGTPQGGVISPLLANLFLHYAFDRWMDKQWRYVPFERYADDIVCHCSRMSEAVKLKEAIQRRMEEVGLSINEAKSNVVYIDTFPRHNVKKVFTFLGYDFKVRTLRRKDGCLFRKCAAGASMIAMKRITKTITSWRIHRSSGATLKELAQRYNASLRGWIHYYGKFWYRHFSYRIWSVFQSRLIKWARCKLKTGTREAERKLDQVRKRMPTLFAHWELLRASNVQPRAV from the coding sequence ATGCAAGGCAAAGCATTTGAGATTCCCAAGTCTCTCGTGTGGCAATCGTATAAATCGGTTAAACGCAATAAAGGTGCGCCGGGTTACGATGGCCAAACAATGACGCAATTTGATCACAACAGAGACCGTAATCTTTACAAGATATGGAACCGATTGTGTTCTGGCAGTTACCTACCGCCACCCGTTCGTGAAAAGCGAATTCCGAAAGCGGATGGTTCAGACAGAATACTGGGTATTCCAACAGTCAGTGATCGTATCGCGCAAGGGGCAGTCAAGATTTATTTGGAAGCGCGACTGGATACGCTATTTCATAATAGCTCATTTGGTTATCGTCCCAATCGATCAGCTCATATGGCGTTAGCGCAATGTGAGCGTCACTGCCGCCTCAAAAGCTGGGTATTAGAGGTAGATATTAAGGCCTTCTTTGACCACGTTAGTCATGATCTGGTGGTGAAAGCGTTAGAGCACCACGATATGCCTCGCTGGGTAATATTGTACTGTCGTAGGTGGATGGAAGCCCCCATGGCAGATCCAAACAAGGCTGGTACCTTAACTCTGAGATCACGTGGTACACCGCAAGGTGGCGTTATCTCACCCTTGTTAGCGAACCTATTTCTTCACTATGCCTTTGATCGATGGATGGACAAACAGTGGCGTTATGTACCGTTTGAACGGTACGCAGACGACATTGTATGTCACTGCAGTCGAATGTCAGAGGCGGTGAAGCTAAAAGAAGCGATCCAACGACGAATGGAAGAAGTGGGATTGAGTATTAATGAGGCCAAATCGAATGTGGTCTACATAGATACGTTTCCACGCCATAATGTAAAGAAAGTTTTCACATTCCTAGGTTATGACTTTAAGGTCAGAACGCTTAGGCGAAAAGATGGTTGTCTGTTCAGAAAATGCGCGGCGGGTGCCTCAATGATCGCTATGAAACGAATCACTAAAACGATAACGTCATGGCGAATACATCGATCATCTGGAGCGACACTGAAAGAACTTGCACAGAGGTACAATGCCTCGTTAAGAGGATGGATACACTACTATGGCAAGTTTTGGTACCGACACTTCAGTTATCGTATCTGGTCTGTTTTTCAATCAAGATTGATTAAATGGGCAAGATGCAAGCTGAAAACAGGTACGCGAGAAGCGGAGCGCAAGCTTGATCAAGTACGTAAAAGAATGCCGACGCTGTTTGCTCATTGGGAATTACTTCGTGCATCAAATGTGCAACCAAGAGCCGTATGA
- a CDS encoding YgiQ family radical SAM protein: protein MIKRHKTAKELFSYPLYWAECYGVSPFLPTTREEMDILGWDSCDVIIVSGDAYVDHPSFGMAVLGRLLESKGYRVGIIDQPDWRNTDDFMRLGRPNLYFGVTAGNMDSLINRYTADLKVRNDDAYTPYGIGGKRPDRAVIVYSQRCKEAFQDVPVMIGGIEASLRRIAQYDYWSNEVRRSVLIDSTADILLYGNAERAMLEVTHQMAMGKTLDELTNIRGTTIVRNAPPGGFTEIDSTRVDWPGKVDQIYSPYEYIPEGKCQTKDEEDSDVMPIRVIPAPLRRGEKLDPEKTYVRLPSFEKVSKDPVLYAHTSRILHLESNPHNARALIQKHGKKEIWVNPPPIPLETPEMDGVFDLPYARVPHPKYKKARIPAYDMIKTSINIMRGCFGGCTFCSITEHEGRVIQSRSHESILKEIEDIKVKVPGFTGHISDLGGPTSNMYTLNCNDDEVQASCRKLSCVYPTICSNLNTDHSPTTELYRKTRAVEGIHTVSIASGLRYDLAVEDPEYVRELVTHHVGGLLKIAPEHSEKDTLSKMMKPGMGSYDRFKRMFDKYSKEAGKKQHLIPYFIAAHPGSSDEDMLNLAVWLKTNDFKPDQVQTFYPSPMSLATAMYHSGKNPLKPVTYKSEDVYTPKDAKQRTVQKGFLRYHDPRNWQDLRNTLIKMGRTDLIGHGENKLVPAEEKDRQVRQRPQKAKPGQAIGASHTSNRPTMEKNVAAEKAQRKNHHSGNPPGSRTSGVEQATPTKRRKTKVKSRQQ, encoded by the coding sequence ATGATCAAACGACATAAAACCGCCAAAGAACTCTTTTCTTACCCATTATATTGGGCTGAGTGTTACGGCGTTTCGCCTTTCCTGCCTACCACACGAGAAGAAATGGATATTTTAGGCTGGGACAGCTGCGATGTGATCATTGTATCGGGAGACGCCTATGTGGATCACCCCAGTTTTGGCATGGCCGTGTTAGGACGACTCTTGGAATCCAAAGGCTATAGGGTCGGCATTATTGATCAGCCTGATTGGCGAAACACGGACGATTTCATGCGTCTTGGTCGCCCCAATCTGTACTTTGGTGTAACAGCGGGCAACATGGATTCCTTAATTAACCGCTATACCGCGGATTTAAAAGTCCGTAACGACGACGCTTACACACCTTATGGTATCGGCGGAAAACGTCCTGATCGCGCCGTGATTGTGTATTCTCAACGCTGTAAGGAAGCCTTTCAAGATGTGCCCGTAATGATAGGCGGCATTGAAGCCAGCTTGCGTCGTATTGCTCAATACGATTACTGGAGTAACGAAGTTCGCCGCTCTGTGTTGATCGATTCTACAGCCGACATCTTGCTTTACGGCAACGCGGAACGCGCCATGTTAGAAGTCACTCATCAAATGGCGATGGGCAAAACCCTTGACGAATTAACCAACATCCGCGGCACCACGATTGTGCGTAACGCGCCACCGGGCGGCTTTACCGAAATAGACTCAACACGGGTCGATTGGCCTGGCAAAGTCGATCAAATTTACAGCCCATACGAATACATCCCTGAAGGCAAATGCCAAACCAAAGACGAGGAAGATTCGGACGTGATGCCGATTCGTGTTATTCCAGCCCCGTTGCGTCGGGGCGAAAAACTCGATCCTGAAAAAACCTACGTTCGCTTACCCTCCTTTGAGAAAGTATCCAAAGACCCTGTGCTGTACGCCCATACGTCGCGTATTTTGCACCTTGAGTCTAACCCACACAACGCACGCGCCTTGATCCAAAAACACGGCAAAAAAGAAATTTGGGTCAACCCGCCACCGATTCCATTGGAAACACCAGAAATGGATGGCGTGTTTGATTTACCTTACGCACGCGTGCCCCATCCGAAATACAAGAAAGCCCGCATTCCGGCGTATGACATGATCAAAACCTCGATCAATATTATGCGCGGTTGCTTTGGTGGTTGTACTTTCTGTTCGATCACCGAACACGAAGGCCGAGTCATTCAGTCGCGCTCACACGAATCTATTTTAAAAGAAATTGAAGACATCAAGGTCAAGGTGCCCGGCTTCACCGGTCACATTTCCGATCTGGGCGGCCCTACCTCGAACATGTACACGTTGAATTGTAACGATGACGAAGTTCAAGCCTCGTGCCGCAAATTATCTTGTGTGTACCCGACTATCTGCTCAAACTTAAATACAGACCACAGCCCGACAACCGAACTGTACCGTAAAACCCGTGCAGTGGAAGGCATCCATACCGTGTCGATTGCCTCCGGATTGCGTTATGACTTGGCGGTAGAAGACCCAGAATACGTGCGTGAACTGGTAACGCATCACGTTGGTGGCTTATTGAAAATTGCCCCAGAGCATTCCGAAAAAGACACCTTGTCAAAAATGATGAAGCCGGGGATGGGCAGTTATGACCGCTTCAAACGCATGTTTGATAAATACTCAAAAGAAGCGGGCAAAAAGCAACATTTGATCCCATACTTTATCGCGGCTCATCCAGGCAGCTCAGACGAAGACATGCTGAATTTGGCTGTTTGGTTAAAAACCAACGATTTCAAGCCAGACCAAGTACAAACCTTTTATCCTTCGCCCATGTCACTGGCCACCGCCATGTATCACTCAGGGAAAAACCCACTTAAACCCGTTACCTATAAAAGTGAAGACGTTTATACGCCAAAAGACGCCAAACAACGCACGGTTCAAAAAGGCTTTTTGCGCTACCATGATCCAAGAAATTGGCAAGACCTTCGCAACACCTTAATTAAAATGGGGCGAACCGATCTGATAGGTCATGGGGAAAACAAGCTTGTACCGGCCGAAGAAAAAGACCGACAAGTACGCCAACGCCCACAAAAAGCCAAACCAGGCCAAGCTATCGGCGCATCTCACACCTCAAACCGCCCAACAATGGAGAAGAACGTCGCGGCTGAAAAAGCCCAGCGTAAGAATCATCATTCAGGCAACCCCCCAGGCAGCCGTACCTCTGGCGTTGAGCAAGCAACACCGACGAAACGTCGTAAAACAAAAGTGAAGTCCCGTCAGCAATAA
- a CDS encoding YbaM family protein, translating to MSLDTAPDHIKLAVDLIEMLEEHNIAPDVAVDALTIVLKDFQYKRQQQTRTIDPQTTE from the coding sequence ATGTCTTTAGATACTGCGCCAGATCACATAAAACTGGCCGTTGACCTGATAGAAATGCTTGAAGAGCATAATATTGCACCAGACGTTGCGGTCGATGCACTGACGATTGTGCTCAAAGACTTTCAATACAAACGTCAACAGCAGACTCGAACCATAGACCCTCAAACAACAGAATAG
- a CDS encoding leucine-rich repeat-containing protein kinase family protein — protein MHTLDQLNRGELKGIVRLQLSENLTAFPEAIYDLADTLEILDLSHNALSHLPEDLPRLKKLRIVFCSNNRFTELPAVLGRCEHLEMIGFKSNHITRVTSSSLPSQTRWLILTDNHITDLPDDMGRLTQLQKLALAGNRLRRLPDSMAACRKLELIRLSANQLDAFPDVLLALPRLAWLAFSGNPFCAARDPHNEFKTVAFADLSLHQVLGQGASGVISLATWQRNPFGFDDKVAVKVFKGQVTSDGFPEDELDACLAVGYHENLVTPLAKVAEAECSALVMGLIPPHYSNLGLPPSLVSCTRDTFDEGQVLSIDTIARIVGQLENLVAHFCQQKVSHGDLYAHNTLISDDGHVLFGDFGAASKYGNLSATQQQGIEQVERRALAFFIDDMLSICAEKDKHSLAYDALREKVRM, from the coding sequence GTGCACACACTTGACCAACTAAACCGCGGCGAATTAAAGGGTATTGTTCGCTTACAACTGTCTGAGAATCTGACGGCCTTCCCTGAAGCGATTTACGACCTTGCTGATACGCTGGAAATTTTGGACTTATCCCATAATGCCCTAAGCCATTTGCCCGAGGATTTGCCGCGCTTGAAAAAGCTGCGCATTGTTTTCTGTTCTAATAATCGCTTTACTGAGTTGCCTGCCGTGTTAGGACGGTGCGAGCACCTAGAAATGATCGGTTTTAAAAGCAACCACATCACACGAGTCACATCGTCGTCGTTACCGTCACAGACTCGCTGGTTAATTCTTACGGACAATCACATTACGGATTTGCCCGATGATATGGGCAGGTTGACTCAGTTGCAAAAGCTGGCGTTAGCGGGGAATCGTTTGCGTCGACTCCCTGATTCCATGGCGGCGTGCCGTAAACTGGAGTTGATTCGTTTGTCTGCCAATCAGTTGGACGCTTTTCCAGACGTGTTGTTGGCGCTACCGCGGTTGGCGTGGCTCGCCTTTTCGGGCAACCCTTTTTGTGCTGCGCGCGACCCACATAACGAGTTCAAAACCGTGGCGTTTGCAGATTTATCCTTGCATCAAGTATTGGGGCAGGGCGCTTCTGGGGTGATTTCCCTTGCGACTTGGCAGCGCAATCCTTTTGGCTTTGATGACAAGGTCGCGGTGAAAGTCTTCAAAGGGCAAGTCACCAGTGATGGCTTTCCGGAAGACGAACTAGACGCTTGTTTGGCGGTAGGCTATCACGAAAATCTTGTCACCCCGTTGGCAAAAGTCGCCGAAGCCGAGTGCTCTGCGTTGGTGATGGGGTTGATCCCTCCTCATTATTCTAATTTAGGTTTGCCACCCAGTTTGGTGTCTTGTACGCGGGATACTTTCGATGAGGGTCAGGTTTTGTCGATCGACACCATCGCTCGGATTGTTGGTCAGCTTGAAAATCTTGTGGCGCATTTTTGTCAGCAGAAAGTCAGCCATGGGGATTTGTACGCTCATAATACGCTCATCAGCGATGATGGGCATGTCTTGTTCGGCGATTTTGGCGCAGCCTCAAAATACGGCAACTTATCGGCCACGCAACAGCAAGGCATAGAACAGGTTGAACGTCGCGCCTTGGCTTTTTTTATCGACGATATGCTGAGCATTTGTGCAGAAAAGGACAAGCACAGTCTGGCTTATGATGCGTTAAGGGAAAAAGTTCGTATGTAA
- a CDS encoding 6,7-dimethyl-8-ribityllumazine synthase: protein MNQSSTNIEFTPATKRIAILHASWHEDIVLNCVEGFKTELVKRGYSLDLIDVIPVPGGYEIPLQAKLLAKSGLYAAIAGTALVVDGGIYRHDFVAQAICDALMQVQLETEVPVMTAVLTPHNFHEHDEHKEYFSRHFVKKGIELANACDQTIRLTEKAKSLI from the coding sequence ATGAATCAGAGCTCAACGAATATTGAATTCACACCAGCAACAAAACGTATTGCCATTCTTCACGCGTCTTGGCACGAAGACATTGTTTTGAATTGCGTCGAAGGTTTTAAAACCGAATTAGTCAAACGCGGTTATAGCCTAGATTTGATCGATGTTATTCCTGTGCCAGGTGGTTATGAAATCCCATTGCAAGCAAAGCTGCTGGCGAAGAGCGGTTTATACGCGGCCATCGCCGGAACCGCCCTTGTGGTAGATGGCGGAATTTACCGCCACGACTTCGTTGCTCAAGCCATTTGCGATGCGCTAATGCAAGTACAGCTTGAAACCGAAGTGCCTGTGATGACCGCCGTATTAACACCGCACAACTTCCACGAACACGACGAGCACAAAGAATACTTTAGCCGTCACTTTGTGAAAAAAGGCATTGAATTGGCTAACGCTTGCGATCAAACCATACGTTTGACTGAAAAAGCAAAAAGCTTGATTTAG
- the cobJ gene encoding precorrin-3B C(17)-methyltransferase, whose protein sequence is MSKLFVMGMGPGDLGLVAPNATKALATCSDWVAYGYYLDLLGDLSAGKIFHNLPLGEEIGRARLALDLAAQGKNTALISSGDIGIYAMATLVFELLDMQLQGKENHPEWLDVDIEVIPGISAMQAGASRVGAMLGHDFCTISLSDLLTPWETIDKRLHACGAGDFVVSFYNPVSKKRDWQLNHARDVLLQYRPSSTPVMIGRQLTRPEEEITFTTLGELDAKDVDMFTMVSVGNSDTKHIVNGDKSWIYTPRGYSKKL, encoded by the coding sequence ATGAGTAAGTTATTTGTAATGGGCATGGGGCCGGGTGATTTAGGGTTGGTGGCACCCAATGCCACCAAAGCCTTGGCGACCTGCAGTGATTGGGTTGCCTACGGTTACTACTTGGATTTACTGGGTGACCTCAGTGCGGGTAAAATCTTTCATAATTTGCCGTTAGGCGAAGAAATTGGTCGCGCTCGATTAGCACTTGATCTCGCCGCACAGGGTAAAAATACCGCGCTTATTTCCAGTGGTGACATTGGTATTTACGCCATGGCAACCCTCGTATTTGAATTGCTTGATATGCAATTGCAAGGCAAAGAAAATCACCCAGAATGGCTCGATGTAGACATTGAGGTGATCCCCGGCATTTCGGCGATGCAAGCCGGTGCCAGCCGCGTTGGTGCCATGCTTGGTCACGATTTTTGTACCATTTCCTTGTCCGATTTGCTCACGCCTTGGGAAACCATCGACAAGCGCTTGCACGCCTGTGGCGCAGGGGATTTTGTCGTGTCGTTTTACAATCCCGTATCCAAGAAACGCGATTGGCAACTAAACCATGCCCGCGATGTCTTATTGCAGTATCGTCCATCCAGCACACCGGTAATGATTGGGCGACAGTTAACGCGTCCAGAAGAAGAGATCACTTTTACCACATTGGGTGAGCTCGACGCCAAAGACGTTGACATGTTTACCATGGTCAGCGTAGGCAATTCAGACACCAAACACATCGTCAACGGCGACAAGTCTTGGATTTACACCCCACGCGGTTACTCGAAAAAGCTGTAA
- the cobM gene encoding precorrin-4 C(11)-methyltransferase, whose protein sequence is MTVYFIGAGPGDPELMTVKAVKLIERCPIILYAGSLIPMQIIDSVRHSAEAIYDTAEMNLDETTAVIKKAAQEGKDVARLQSGDPALYGAIGEQIRRLEALHIDYEVIPGVSAVAASAAMLRKELTLSGVSQTVIMTRYEGKTPFPERERLPALAQSGATLAIHLGITRIHKIVDELIPHYGEDCPVAVCYRVGWPDQDYVVGTLADIVVKVREKKFTRTSLILVGRVLDTDDFADSYLYDKSQAHIFRKIHRRRDEQN, encoded by the coding sequence ATGACAGTCTATTTTATCGGCGCAGGGCCGGGCGACCCAGAATTGATGACAGTGAAGGCGGTCAAATTGATCGAGCGCTGTCCCATCATTTTGTACGCGGGCTCCTTGATTCCCATGCAAATTATCGACAGCGTTCGTCACTCAGCCGAGGCCATTTACGACACGGCAGAGATGAACCTAGACGAAACCACCGCGGTGATCAAAAAAGCCGCCCAGGAAGGCAAAGACGTGGCCCGCTTGCAGTCTGGCGACCCCGCTTTATATGGCGCGATTGGCGAACAAATTCGGCGTTTGGAAGCTCTCCATATTGACTACGAAGTGATTCCTGGCGTCAGCGCGGTTGCGGCGTCTGCCGCTATGTTGCGCAAAGAGCTGACGTTATCTGGCGTATCTCAAACCGTGATCATGACGCGCTATGAAGGCAAAACGCCCTTTCCAGAGCGCGAGCGTTTGCCGGCGTTAGCGCAAAGTGGTGCAACCTTGGCGATACATTTGGGCATCACGCGCATTCATAAAATCGTTGATGAATTGATTCCACATTATGGCGAAGATTGCCCTGTAGCCGTGTGTTATCGCGTAGGCTGGCCAGACCAAGATTATGTGGTGGGCACGTTAGCGGATATTGTGGTCAAAGTACGTGAGAAAAAATTCACTCGAACCAGTCTTATTTTAGTAGGTCGAGTATTGGACACGGACGACTTCGCCGATTCTTATCTTTACGACAAGAGCCAAGCGCACATTTTTAGAAAAATTCACCGTCGTCGTGACGAACAAAATTAA
- the cobW gene encoding cobalamin biosynthesis protein CobW has translation MQLNKIPTTIVTGFLGSGKTTLLSNVLKQAAGKRIAVIVNEFGELDIDSDLLRSCPIDCDDDGKEGGQRSDDGFYELANGCICCTVEEEFLPVMQQLVARRADIDHILIETSGLALPKPLVQAFNWPGIKEHCTVDAVITVVDGAAVAAGRFAHDEDKVQAQRQADESLDHDPSLQELLDDQLSAADLVVVSKNDLLNDEQRARVQKIIAHQVPDTVKTVYIENGETALDVLLGIDAASESRIDEVHNHHDHHHAHGAHHDHAHDHFDSFVVTLGEVQSDLLQETLSELVEKNNIFRIKGFAAVHGKPMRQVFQVVGTRLDRYFDRLWQPDEVRKTQLVFIGKGIEKEQIENVLHDALSA, from the coding sequence ATGCAGCTGAATAAGATACCTACTACGATCGTCACTGGCTTTTTAGGCAGTGGTAAAACCACCTTATTATCCAACGTATTGAAACAAGCCGCGGGCAAGCGCATTGCGGTGATCGTCAACGAATTTGGCGAATTAGACATAGATTCAGACTTACTTCGCTCTTGTCCGATCGACTGTGACGATGATGGCAAAGAAGGTGGTCAACGCAGCGACGACGGCTTTTACGAACTGGCCAACGGTTGCATTTGTTGCACGGTAGAAGAAGAGTTTTTGCCCGTGATGCAGCAATTGGTTGCGCGCCGAGCCGACATCGATCATATCCTAATTGAAACCAGTGGCTTGGCGTTGCCAAAGCCGTTGGTGCAAGCGTTTAATTGGCCGGGTATCAAAGAGCATTGTACAGTCGATGCGGTGATTACCGTGGTAGACGGTGCGGCCGTGGCCGCAGGACGTTTTGCCCACGATGAAGACAAGGTGCAAGCTCAGCGCCAAGCCGACGAGAGCCTAGATCACGACCCAAGCTTGCAAGAATTACTCGACGATCAACTCAGCGCAGCGGATTTAGTGGTCGTCAGCAAAAACGATTTATTGAACGACGAACAACGCGCCCGCGTGCAAAAAATCATTGCGCATCAAGTGCCCGATACGGTGAAAACCGTGTACATCGAAAATGGCGAAACCGCGCTGGATGTTTTGTTGGGCATAGACGCCGCAAGCGAAAGCCGCATCGACGAGGTGCACAACCATCACGATCATCATCATGCTCATGGTGCACATCACGATCACGCCCACGATCATTTCGATTCTTTCGTCGTGACGTTAGGCGAAGTGCAATCAGACTTGTTGCAAGAAACCTTGTCGGAGCTGGTGGAGAAGAACAATATTTTTCGTATCAAAGGTTTTGCGGCCGTGCATGGCAAACCTATGCGTCAGGTTTTTCAAGTGGTCGGCACCCGTTTAGATCGTTATTTCGATCGTCTATGGCAGCCAGATGAAGTGCGCAAAACCCAACTGGTCTTCATCGGCAAAGGCATCGAAAAAGAGCAAATTGAAAACGTATTACATGACGCGTTAAGCGCTTAG